In Thermotoga sp. Ku-13t, one genomic interval encodes:
- a CDS encoding YbaB/EbfC family nucleoid-associated protein, producing MKKIKGFGGRSYGPKGESKDLSLASIQKMQEEMAKKVQELEASFGQMEVTATAGGGAVRVTAACDYRILSIEYDDELLQDKEMFNDLIIAAVNEALREIQKRRDEEMAKLVQGGLSL from the coding sequence TTGAAAAAGATCAAGGGCTTTGGTGGAAGGAGTTATGGTCCCAAGGGAGAATCGAAAGATTTGAGTCTGGCTTCTATTCAGAAAATGCAAGAAGAGATGGCGAAGAAGGTTCAGGAACTCGAAGCGAGTTTCGGCCAGATGGAAGTTACCGCAACGGCCGGCGGAGGCGCGGTCAGGGTGACCGCCGCGTGTGATTATCGAATCTTGTCGATCGAGTACGACGACGAACTGCTGCAGGATAAGGAGATGTTCAACGATCTGATCATCGCCGCAGTCAACGAGGCTCTTCGAGAAATTCAGAAGCGAAGGGACGAAGAGATGGCGAAGCTCGTCCAGGGCGGACTGAGTTTGTGA
- the gap gene encoding type I glyceraldehyde-3-phosphate dehydrogenase — protein sequence MRVAINGFGRIGRLVLREILKRKSSEIEVVAINDITDAATLAHLFKYDSVHKIYPGEVRAEENAIVIDGKSYKVLSEKDPAKLPWKDLGVDVVIESSGVFTDREKAALHLQAGAKKVVITAPAKGEDITVVIGCNEDKLTREHTIISCASCTTNSIAPIIKVLHEKFNIETGFLTTVHAYTNDQRVLDLPHRDLRRARAAALNIIPTTTGAAKAVALVVPELKGKLDGVALRVPVPDGSISDFVAVVSKETTIEEVNQVMKEACETELKGIIGYNTEPIVSSDIIGTTYSGIFDATLTNVKGKLIKVFSWYDNEYGYSCRVVDTVEMLAKLL from the coding sequence ATGCGAGTTGCGATTAACGGTTTTGGCAGGATCGGCAGGTTGGTATTGAGAGAGATTCTCAAAAGGAAGTCTTCCGAGATCGAGGTTGTTGCCATCAACGATATCACAGATGCCGCCACTCTTGCCCATCTGTTCAAGTACGACTCGGTGCACAAGATCTACCCGGGTGAAGTTCGCGCGGAAGAAAATGCTATCGTTATCGACGGCAAGAGCTACAAAGTTCTCAGTGAGAAGGATCCCGCCAAGCTTCCCTGGAAGGATCTCGGTGTCGACGTCGTCATTGAGTCTTCCGGTGTTTTCACCGATCGTGAAAAGGCAGCTCTTCACCTGCAGGCAGGTGCGAAGAAAGTAGTCATAACTGCTCCCGCAAAAGGTGAAGACATCACGGTGGTCATCGGGTGCAACGAGGACAAGCTCACCCGTGAACATACCATCATCTCCTGCGCTTCCTGTACGACCAACTCCATCGCACCAATAATAAAAGTGCTCCACGAGAAGTTCAACATCGAAACCGGGTTCCTCACGACGGTGCACGCCTACACAAACGATCAGAGAGTGCTCGATCTTCCTCACAGGGATTTGAGGAGAGCAAGGGCAGCAGCACTGAACATCATTCCCACAACCACGGGAGCCGCGAAGGCTGTGGCACTTGTTGTTCCCGAATTGAAAGGTAAACTCGACGGAGTTGCTCTGAGAGTTCCAGTTCCAGATGGATCCATATCTGACTTCGTCGCCGTTGTGAGCAAAGAAACGACGATAGAAGAAGTGAACCAGGTTATGAAGGAAGCGTGCGAGACGGAACTCAAGGGCATCATCGGGTACAACACCGAACCGATCGTGAGCAGCGACATCATCGGGACAACGTACTCGGGAATCTTCGACGCAACTTTGACGAACGTGAAAGGCAAACTGATAAAGGTCTTCTCCTGGTACGACAACGAATATGGTTATTCCTGCAGAGTCGTCGACACAGTGGAAATGCTTGCGAAACTTCTGTGA
- the pgk gene encoding phosphoglycerate kinase, producing the protein MKKMTIRDVDLNGKTVIMRVDFNVPVENNKVTDDTRIVAALPTIKYAVEHNAKVILLSHLGRPKGVDPKYSLKPVADHLKQISGLNVIFVPHVVGEEVKKAVQEAKSGDVIVLENTRFHPGEEKNDPELAKAWAELADIHVNDAFGTAHRAHASNVGIASFIPSVAGFLMEKEIEFLSKVTYEPDHPYVVVLGGAKVSDKIGVITNLMNKADKILIGGAMMFTFLKVQGVNVGSSLVENDKLDLAKQILEQAEQKKVKVVLPVDCVMAQKIEAGIEKKVVDLKDGIPEGWMGLDIGPKTAELFEKELADAKTVVWNGPMGVFEIDDFAEGTRKVALAISKVKGTTVVGGGDTAAAVAKFNLESAYSHVSTGGGASLEFLEGRELPGIKSIADKKK; encoded by the coding sequence ATGAAGAAGATGACCATCAGGGATGTAGATCTGAATGGGAAAACTGTCATCATGAGAGTGGACTTCAACGTTCCAGTGGAGAACAACAAGGTCACAGATGATACACGCATCGTGGCGGCATTGCCCACCATAAAGTATGCTGTGGAACACAACGCCAAGGTCATACTGCTCTCACACCTCGGAAGGCCGAAAGGAGTCGATCCAAAATACAGTTTGAAACCCGTTGCGGATCACCTCAAGCAGATCTCCGGCCTGAACGTCATTTTCGTACCCCATGTCGTTGGAGAAGAAGTGAAGAAAGCTGTCCAGGAAGCCAAATCTGGTGATGTCATCGTCCTGGAGAACACGAGGTTCCACCCGGGAGAGGAGAAAAACGATCCCGAGCTAGCGAAGGCCTGGGCCGAACTGGCCGACATCCACGTGAACGATGCCTTCGGCACGGCTCACAGGGCCCACGCATCAAACGTTGGTATCGCTTCGTTCATCCCGAGTGTGGCGGGATTTTTGATGGAAAAGGAAATAGAATTCCTGAGCAAAGTGACTTACGAGCCTGATCATCCGTACGTGGTTGTCCTCGGCGGTGCGAAGGTGTCCGACAAGATAGGTGTCATCACGAACCTGATGAACAAGGCGGACAAGATCCTCATAGGCGGGGCAATGATGTTCACGTTCTTGAAAGTTCAGGGCGTGAACGTCGGTTCTTCCTTAGTCGAGAATGACAAGCTCGACCTGGCCAAACAGATACTCGAACAGGCTGAGCAGAAAAAAGTCAAAGTGGTACTGCCTGTAGATTGTGTCATGGCGCAGAAGATAGAAGCCGGAATCGAAAAGAAAGTTGTCGATCTGAAGGACGGTATCCCGGAAGGCTGGATGGGTCTGGACATCGGACCCAAGACAGCTGAGCTGTTCGAGAAAGAGCTCGCGGATGCCAAGACCGTTGTCTGGAATGGACCCATGGGCGTCTTTGAAATAGATGACTTCGCGGAAGGCACTAGAAAGGTCGCCCTGGCGATCAGCAAGGTCAAGGGTACCACAGTGGTCGGTGGAGGAGACACAGCGGCAGCGGTCGCCAAGTTCAATCTAGAATCAGCTTACTCGCACGTTTCGACCGGTGGAGGAGCTTCTCTGGAGTTCCTGGAAGGTCGAGAGCTACCCGGCATAAAGAGCATCGCTGACAAAAAAAAATAG
- the tpiA gene encoding triose-phosphate isomerase produces the protein MHKTNQEAKLFVNQLVNKLAGKRFKIVVCPPFVSLVDAVELTRGTIISVGAQNCHFERSGAFTGEVSPTMLKAIGVEFVIIGHSERRKYFNETDEMINRKLKAAIKEGLRPILCVGETKEEREKGLTFCVVEMQIRQALYNLSRQEVQNLVIAYEPVWAIGTGIVARPEQAQEVHAFIRKLLRELYDEELAESTPILYGGSIKPDNFFAIMAQLDVDGGLVGGASLDEQFVKLAEIVQTFVE, from the coding sequence ATGCACAAGACCAACCAGGAAGCCAAGCTCTTCGTGAACCAGCTGGTCAATAAATTGGCGGGCAAACGTTTCAAAATAGTCGTTTGCCCGCCTTTCGTTTCCTTGGTCGATGCGGTTGAACTCACGCGCGGAACCATTATCTCTGTCGGTGCCCAAAACTGCCACTTCGAACGTAGTGGAGCGTTCACCGGCGAAGTTTCGCCCACGATGTTGAAAGCGATCGGCGTTGAATTCGTGATCATCGGACATTCCGAACGCAGAAAATACTTCAACGAAACTGACGAAATGATAAACAGGAAACTGAAAGCGGCCATCAAAGAGGGCTTGAGACCCATACTGTGTGTTGGTGAAACGAAGGAAGAACGTGAGAAAGGCCTGACTTTTTGCGTCGTTGAGATGCAGATCAGACAAGCACTTTACAATCTTTCGAGGCAGGAAGTTCAGAACCTCGTGATAGCTTATGAACCCGTGTGGGCCATCGGTACGGGCATCGTGGCCAGGCCGGAGCAAGCTCAAGAGGTACATGCATTCATCAGGAAATTGCTCCGTGAACTGTACGATGAAGAGCTCGCGGAAAGCACACCGATTCTGTACGGCGGGAGCATAAAACCGGACAACTTCTTCGCGATCATGGCCCAGCTGGATGTGGATGGCGGTCTGGTGGGTGGTGCCAGCCTGGACGAACAGTTCGTTAAGCTTGCAGAGATCGTTCAGACCTTTGTAGAATGA
- a CDS encoding 2-phosphosulfolactate phosphatase family protein translates to MVFVPEEKIRAKVCVLIDVLRATSVIVTALANGATSVEPVPTLKQALVKKNKDVLVCGERRSVKPKGFDLGNSPLEYLSDLVQGKEIVLSTTNGTRAIQRIECEFLYAASFLNLSSIVRELKRHDSFTIVCSGQNGRIALEDVLCAGAIVALSGEKEKTDSALIAESVWRCNSSVFETISRSQHGRELIEKGFLRDVEYCSQIDLYSVVPIFDGSSFILQRSERSLQA, encoded by the coding sequence GTGGTCTTCGTACCGGAAGAAAAGATAAGGGCAAAGGTTTGTGTCTTGATCGATGTGCTCAGAGCCACGAGTGTTATCGTCACGGCCCTGGCGAACGGGGCAACTTCAGTAGAACCAGTCCCAACGTTGAAGCAGGCGCTCGTGAAGAAGAACAAAGACGTCCTCGTGTGCGGAGAAAGGAGGAGTGTGAAACCGAAAGGTTTCGATCTTGGAAATTCGCCGCTTGAATACTTGAGCGATCTGGTTCAGGGAAAAGAGATCGTGCTGTCGACCACCAACGGTACGCGTGCGATTCAAAGGATTGAGTGTGAATTTCTCTACGCAGCGAGCTTTCTGAACCTCTCCTCGATCGTGCGCGAGTTGAAAAGGCACGATTCTTTTACGATCGTTTGTTCCGGTCAGAATGGAAGGATCGCTCTGGAAGATGTGCTCTGTGCGGGTGCGATCGTGGCGCTGAGCGGTGAAAAAGAAAAGACGGACTCAGCGTTGATAGCTGAGTCCGTTTGGCGGTGCAATAGTTCAGTTTTCGAAACCATCAGTAGGTCTCAGCACGGTCGAGAACTCATCGAAAAAGGATTTCTCAGAGACGTCGAGTACTGCTCGCAGATCGATTTGTATTCTGTCGTGCCGATTTTCGATGGAAGCTCGTTCATTCTACAAAGGTCTGAACGATCTCTGCAAGCTTAA
- a CDS encoding glutaredoxin family protein, with amino-acid sequence MQHVKITIYTTPTCPYCARAKNYFRQLGLKFTELDVSKDPSAAERLVKKTGQTAVPVIEIGNQIVIGFDKEKIDRLLGVK; translated from the coding sequence ATGCAGCACGTTAAGATCACCATCTACACCACTCCCACCTGTCCGTACTGTGCGAGGGCGAAGAATTATTTCAGACAGCTGGGACTGAAATTCACCGAGCTGGATGTTTCGAAGGATCCATCCGCGGCAGAACGTCTCGTCAAAAAGACGGGTCAAACCGCTGTGCCCGTGATAGAAATAGGTAACCAGATCGTCATAGGCTTCGATAAGGAAAAGATAGACAGACTTCTGGGAGTGAAATGA